From the genome of Cryptococcus depauperatus CBS 7841 chromosome 1, complete sequence, one region includes:
- a CDS encoding Grx4 family monothiol glutaredoxin: protein MSNILEVSSPEHFKELLSADLNRVSCLNFWAPWAEPCTAFNKVVEEEAKQFPAVLFLKIEAENLADISESFDIEAVPSFLLLRGHTLLARHSGADALLLHSLLTQHSPPSTSSSSAQPAAPEPQHPRTQEEIAARCKELMNKHKVMLFMKGNPTAPKCGFSRQTVGLLREQGVEFAWFDILSDEDVRQGLKKVNDWPTFPQIVVNGELVGGLDILREMIENGEWEELMGPVTEVKAE from the exons ATGTCTAATATTCTTGAGGTCTCCTCACCAGAACATTTCAAAGAGCTTCTCTCTGCAGACCTAAACCGTGTCTCTTGCCTCAACTTTTGGGCCCCGTGGGCTGAGCCATGTACGGCTTTCAACAAAGtagtggaagaagaggccAAGCAGTTTCCCGCTGTGCTGTTTTTAAAG attgaagctgaaaaTCTGGCTGACATCTCCGAATCATTCGATATTGAAGCGGTTCCTTcgttccttcttctccgc GGTCATACCCTTCTGGCTCGTCACTCTGGCGCTGATGCTTTGCTCCTTCACTCCCTTCTTACCCAACATTCTCCCCCATCCacatcttcgtcctctgCCCAACCTGCTGCCCCTGAACCCCAGCACCCGCGAACCCAAGAAGAGATAGCTGCGCGCTGCAAAGAACTGATGAACAAACACAAAGTGATGTTGTTTATGAAAGGTAATCCTACTGCGCCAAAGTGCGGCTTCTCTAGACAGACAGTAGGATTGTTGAGAGAACAAGGGGTAGAGTTTGCTTGGTTCGACATTTTGAGCGACGAGGATGTCAGGCAAGGTTTAAAGAAGGTTAACGACTGGCCCA CATTTCCACAAATAGTTGTCAACGGTGAACTGGTCGGCGGCCTTGACAttttgagagagatgattgagaaCGGAGAGTGGGAAGAGCTTATGGGTCCTGTAACGGAGGTAAAGGCAGAATAA